From one Oxyura jamaicensis isolate SHBP4307 breed ruddy duck chromosome 15, BPBGC_Ojam_1.0, whole genome shotgun sequence genomic stretch:
- the ANAPC7 gene encoding anaphase-promoting complex subunit 7 encodes MSVVEHVREMASAGLHSNVRLLSGLLLTMSGNNPELFSPSQKYQLLVYHADSLFHDKEYRNAVSKYTMALQQKKALSKTSKVRPSTGNAASTPQSQCLPSEIEVKYKMAECYTMLKQDKDAIAILDGIPSRQRTPKINMMLANLYKKAGQERSSVTSYKEVLRQCPLALDAILGLLSLSVKGAEVASMTMNVIQSIPNLDWLSVWIKAYAFVHTGDNTRAINTICSLEKKSLLRDNVDLLGSLADLYFRAGDNKNSILKFEQAQMLDPYLIKGMDVYGYLLAREGRLEDVENLGCRLFNISDQHAEPWVVSGCHSFYSKRYSRALYLGAKAIQLNSNSVQALLLKGAALRNMGRVQEAIIHFREAIRLAPCRLDCYEGLIECYLASNSIREAMVMANNVYKTLGANAQTLTLLATVCLEDPVTQEKAKTLLDKALTQRPDYIKAVVKKAELLSREQKYEDGIALLRNALANQSDCVLHRILGDFLVAVNEYQEAMDQYSIALSLDPNDQKSLEGMQKMEKEESPTDATQEEDVDDMEGSGEEGDLEGSDSEAAQWADQEQWFGMQ; translated from the exons ATGAGCGTGGTGGAACACGTCCGGGAGATGGCCTCCGCCGGGCTCCACTCGAACGTGCGGCTCCTCAGCGGGCTTCTCCTGACGATGAGCGGCAACAACCC GGAACTGTTTTCACCATCTCAGAAATACCAACTCCTCGTATATCATGCGGATTCTCTTTTCCATGATAAGGAATATAGAAATGCTGTCAGTAAGTACACAATGGCCTTGCAGCAGAAAAAGGCTTTAAGTAAAACTTCAAAAGTAAGACCTTCTACTGGGAATGCTGCATCAACCCCCCAAAGCCAG tgtttaccATCTGAAATCGAAGTGAAATATAAAATGGCTGAATGCTATACAATGCTGAAGCAAGATAAAGATGCTATTGCTATTCTGGATGGGATTCCTTCCAGACAGAGAACCCCAAAG ATCAACATGATGCTGGCAAATCTGTACAAGAAAGCGGGTCAAGAACGCTCATCTGTTACAAGCTACAAAGAAGTACTGCGACAGTGTCCGTTAGCACTTGATGCCATACTAG GTTTGCTCTCGCTGTCGGTGAAAGGTGCAGAAGTGGCCTCTATGACGATGAATGTAATTCAGAGTATTCCTAACTTGGACTGGCTTTCAGTGTGGATCAAGGCATATGCTTTTGTGCATACTGGAGATAACACGAGAGCAATCAATACCATTTG cTCTTTAGAGAAAAAGTCATTGCTGCGGGATAATGTAGATTTATTGGGGAGCTTAGCAGACCTGTATTTCAGAGCTGGAGATAATAAAAACTCTATTCTAAAATTTGAACAAGCACAAATGCTGGATCCTTACCTAATAAAAG GAATGGATGTATATGGTTATTTATTGGCACGGGAAGGTCGACTGGAGGATGTGGAAAACTTGGGCTGCCGTCTCTTCAATATTTCAGATCAGCATGCAGAGCCCTGGGTGGTGTCTGG GTGTCATAGTTTCTATAGTAAACGATACTCCCGTGCCTTATATTTAGGAGCCAAAGCTATCCAGCTTAATAGTAATAGCGTTCAAGCACTGTTGCTGAAAGGAGCTGCTCTTAGGAATATGGGCCGGGTACAGGAAGCAATTATACACTTCCGCGAAGCGATACGTCTTGCGCCTTGCAGGCTGGATTGCTATGAAG GTCTCATCGAATGTTACCTAGCATCTAACAGTATCCGAGAAGCTATGGTTATGGCAAATAATGTGTATAAAACTCTGGGAGCAAACGCACAGACCCTCACTCTGTTAGCAACAGTCTGTCTTGAAGACCCAGTCacacaggaaaaagcaaaaacattattGGACAAAGCGCTGACACAAAGACCTGATTACATTAAAGCTGTGGTAAAGAAAGCAGAACTTCTTA GTAGAGAACAGAAGTATGAAGATGGAATTGCTTTGCTGAGGAACGCACTGGCTAATCAGAGTGACTGTGTTCTGCATCGAATACTCGGAGACTTTCTTGTAGCTGTCAACGAATACCAGGAAGCAATGGACCAGTACAGTATTGCCCTAAG tTTGGATCCAAACGATCAGAAGTCACTAGAAGGAatgcagaaaatggaaaaagaggaaagtcCAACAGATGCAACCCAGGAAGAAGATGTGGACGATATGGAGGGAAGTGGAGAAGAGGGGGACTTGGAAGGCAGTGATAGTGAAGCAGCCCAGTGGGCAGATCAAGAACAGTGGTTTGGCATGCAGTGA
- the ARPC3 gene encoding actin-related protein 2/3 complex subunit 3 produces TGSPGGPRVTSTRRTWGSSNTSPPQTHPGGAGSVLPQPAPHLSSFPGRERRLSGRRRLRLPLLAPPCCLISCSPGGRRRGRGRFAVNPSLPSTRSAPPSCPLPSEMPAYHSTLMDSDTKLVGNMALLPIRSQFKGPAPRETKDVDIIDEAIYYFKANVFFKNYEIKNEADRTLIYITLYISECLKKLQKCNSKGQGEKEMYTLGITNFPIPGEPGFPLNAIYAKPTNKQEEEVMRAYLQQLRQETGLRLCEKVFDPQSDKPSKWWICFVKRQFMNKSLSGPGQ; encoded by the exons ACTGGCTCTCCAGGAGGACCACGGGTCACTAGTACCAGACGAACTTGGGGCTCTTCAAACACTTCACCGCCCCAAACCCACCCCGGTGGGGCTGGCTCCGTGCTGCCTCAACCCGCTCCCCACCTCAGCTCCTTCCCCGGCCGGGAGCGGCGCCTCTCGGGGCGGCGCAGGCTGCGGCTTCCCCTGCTCGCACCGCCCTGCTGCCTCATTTCCTGCAGCCCCGGCGGCCGacgaagaggaagaggaaggtttGCTGTGAACCCATCCCTGCCATCCACCCGCTCGGCCCCGCCgagctgccccctgccctccgAGATGCCG GCTTACCACTCAACTTTAATGGACTCTGATACCAAGCTGGTTGGGAACATGGCGCTGTTACCCATCAGAAGCCAGTTCAAAGGCCCAGCGCCCCGGGAAA ctaaggATGtagatattatagatgaagCCATCTACTACTTCAAAGccaatgttttcttcaaaaattatgaaattaag AATGAGGCAGACAGAACACTGATCTACATAACTCTCTACATTTCTGAGTGCttgaaaaagctgcagaag TGTAACTCCAAAGGCCAAGGAGAGAAGGAGATGTACACACTAGGAATCACTAACTTCCCAATCCCCGGGGAACCTGGCTTTCCACTTAATGCCATTTATGCCAAACCTACcaacaagcaggaggaag AGGTGATGAGAGCCTActtgcagcagctcaggcaaGAAACCGGTCTTCGGCTTTGTGAAAAAGTATTTGATCCTCAGAGTGACAAGCCTAGTAAG tggTGGATCTGCTTCGTGAAGAGACAGTTCATGAACAAGAGTCTGTCAGGTCCTGGGCAGTGA
- the GPN3 gene encoding GPN-loop GTPase 3, with product MPRYAQLVMGPAGSGKSTYCAAMVQHCEALGRAVQVVNLDPAAELFGYPVMADIRELIEVDDVMEDDSLRFGPNGGLVFCMEYFANNFNWLEESLGHVEDDYILFDCPGQIELYTHLPVMKQLVEQLQQWEFRVCGVFLVDSQFMVESFKFISGILAALSAMISLEIPQINIMTKMDLLSKKAKKEIEKYLDPDMYSMIEDSTNLLKSKMFKKLTKSICGLIDDYGMVRFLPFDRSDEESINIVLQHIDLTIQYGEDLEFKEPKEHEEDKSALVDEYFQDHVNE from the exons ATGCCGCGCTACGCGCAGCTGGTGATGGGCCCGGCGGGCAGCGGGAAG AGCACGTACTGCGCCGCCATGGTGCAGCACTGCGAGGCGCTGGGCAGAGCCGTGCAGGTGGTCAACCTGGACCCGGCGGCGGAGCTGTTCGGGTACCCCGTGATGGCAG ATATCCGTGAGCTGATAGAGGTGGATGATGTTATGGAGGATGATTCCTTGAGGTTTGGCCCCAACGGGGGCCTGGTGTTCTGCATGGAGTACTTCGCCAACAACTTCAACTGGCTGGAGGAGAGCCTGGGGCACGTGGAGGATGACTACATCCTGTTTGACTGCCCAG GTCAGATTGAACTCTATACACATTTGCCAGTGATGAAACAGCTGGTGGAGCAGCTTCAGCAGTGGGAATTCCGTGTCTGTGGAGTGTTTCTCGTTGACTCTCAATTTATGGTGGAATCTTTCAAG tttatcTCTGGAATTCTGGCAGCACTCAGTGCAATGATCTCTTTAGAGATTCCACAGATTAACATCATGACTAAAATGGATTTGTTGAGCAAGAAAGCtaagaaggaaatagaaaa GTACTTAGATCCGGATATGTATTCTATGATTGAAGATTCTACAAACctattgaaaagcaaaatgtttaaaaaactgACTAAATCCATATGTGGATTG ATTGATGATTATGGTATGGTTCGATTTCTGCCTTTTGATCGCTCTGATGAGGAAAGTATAAACATAGTTCTGCAGCACATAGACCTTACCATTCAGTATGGAGAAGATCTTGAATTTAAAGAACCAAAG GAACATGAAGAAGATAAATCTGCTCTTGTGGATGAGTATTTTCAAGATCACGTAAATGAGTGA